In one window of Amblyraja radiata isolate CabotCenter1 chromosome 29, sAmbRad1.1.pri, whole genome shotgun sequence DNA:
- the elavl1 gene encoding ELAV-like protein 1: MSNGHSCYSNGYQAGLDLMAEDCKDHGDDNARTNLIVNYLPQNMTQDELRSLFGSIGEVESAKLIRDKVAGHSLGYGFVNYVDAKDAERAINTLNGLRLQSKTIKVSYARPSSDSIKDANLYVSGLPKTMTQKDLEQLFGRYGRIITSRVLVDQVTGMSRGVAFIRFDRKSEADEAINNLNGHKPPGAVEPITVKLAANPNQKTNASLLAQLYHSPARRFPGPLHHQAQRFRFSPMSVDNMSSLSGVNVGGHNPSGWCIFIYNLGQDADEGILWQMFGPFGAVTNVKVIRDFNTNKCKGFGFVTMTNYEEAAMAIASLNGYRLGDKILQVSFKTSKSHKA, from the exons ATGTCAAACGGCCACTCCTGCTACAGTAACGGTTACCAAGCAGGGCTTGACCTCATGGCTGAAGACTGCAAAGATCATGGAGATGACAATGCAAGAACTAACTTAATTGTCAACTATCTGCCTCAGAACATGACGCAGGATGAGCTACGGAGCCTTTTCGGTAGCATAGGTGAGGTGGAGTCTGCCAAACTCATTCGTGACAAGGTTGCAG GACACAGCCTGGGATATGGTTTTGTGAATTACGTGGACGCTAAAGATGCAGAGAGAGCTATTAATACACTCAATGGTCTGAGGCTGCAATCAAAAACTATTAAG GTTTCATATGCCCGGCCAAGCTCCGATAGCATCAAAGATGCAAACCTATATGTGAGTGGACTGCCAAAGACAATGACTCAGAAGGATTTAGAGCAGCTATTTGGACGTTATGGTCGCATCATTACATCCCGTGTCCTTGTTGACCAAGTCACGG GTATGTCCAGGGGAGTGGCTTTTATTCGTTTTGACAGGAAATCTGAAGCTGATGAGGCTATTAACAATTTGAATGGGCACAAACCACCAGGTGCTGTTGAGCCAATTACAGTAAAACTTGCAGCCAATCCTAACCAGAAAACAAATGCATCCTTGCTGGCACAGCTGTACCATTCACCAGCAAGGCGGTTTCCAGGACCATTGCATCATCAGGCACAGAGATTTAG GTTTTCGCCGATGAGTGTTGACAATATGAGTAGTTTGTCGGGTGTGAACGTTGGTGGTCACAATCCTTCTGGCTGGTGCATCTTCATCTACAACCTAGGCCAAGACGCAGATGAGGGAATCCTGTGGCAGATGTTTGGCCCGTTCGGAGCTGTGACCAATGTCAAAGTTATACGCGACTTCAACACCAACAAGTGTAAAGGGTTCGGATTTGTAACAATGACAAACTATGAGGAGGCTGCCATGGCCATTGCTAGCTTAAATGGTTATCGCCTCGGAGACAAAATCCTTCAGGTCTCCTTCAAAACCAGCAAATCTCACAAGGCATAA